In Corynebacterium guangdongense, one DNA window encodes the following:
- a CDS encoding copper-translocating P-type ATPase yields the protein MSTHEHPHHHGPTHTAPSDSQTRPARPGGKDHAAHSAHGGHDSHDSHGSHGGHVAMFRDRFWVSLILAVPVVYFSPMFAELLGYRLVEFPGSAWIAPVLGSIIYFWAGWPFLSGAVGEVTRRQPGMMLLIAMAITVAYVASMATSLNVGGLMLDFWWELALLVVIMLLGHWLEMRALGAASSALDALAELLPEEAEKVVDGEIRTVPIAELAPGDVVLVRSGSRVPADGVIVEGEALFDESMITGESRPVERAVDGAVVAGTVATDSSVRVRVEKTGEDTALAGIHKMVAEAQSSSSRAQALADRAAGWLFWFALAVAVLTAVVWLSVGSPDDAITRTVTVLIIACPHALGLAIPLVISNSTELAAANGLLIRNRLALEKMREVDVVLFDKTGTLTQGTHAVTDAAAAAGVDKQEMLRLAAAAEMDSEHPVARAIVAAAGPGVPHADNFRAAAGRGVRATVDGAEVTVGGPTMLAELGPTLEPGLDDATRAWIERGAGVIYVVRDGRVIGAVAVEDEIRSESRDAVTALHERGVRVAMITGDARQVADAVAAQLGIDEVFAEVLPEDKDKAVIELQGRGLTVAMVGDGVNDAPALARADVGIAIGAGTDVAMESADVILAGNDPRGVVSMILLSERSYRKMVQNLVWAAGYNIVAVPLAAGVLAPIGFVLPPAVGAILMSLSTIIVAVNAMTLRSLNLDPAEVAPETGEVPESDHARISLR from the coding sequence ATGAGCACCCACGAGCACCCGCATCATCATGGTCCCACCCACACGGCCCCGTCCGACAGTCAGACCCGGCCTGCCCGGCCCGGCGGGAAAGATCATGCCGCTCATTCCGCCCACGGCGGTCACGACTCCCATGACTCCCACGGCAGCCACGGCGGTCACGTCGCGATGTTCCGCGACCGTTTCTGGGTGTCGTTGATCCTGGCGGTTCCGGTCGTCTACTTCAGTCCGATGTTCGCGGAGTTGCTGGGCTACCGCCTCGTCGAGTTCCCCGGCTCCGCCTGGATCGCACCGGTCCTCGGCTCGATCATCTATTTCTGGGCGGGCTGGCCCTTCCTGTCCGGTGCGGTGGGGGAGGTGACCAGGCGGCAGCCGGGCATGATGCTGCTCATCGCGATGGCCATCACCGTCGCCTACGTTGCGTCGATGGCGACCTCCCTCAACGTCGGTGGGCTCATGCTCGATTTCTGGTGGGAGCTGGCCCTGCTGGTGGTGATCATGCTCCTCGGCCACTGGCTGGAGATGCGTGCACTGGGGGCGGCGTCCTCGGCGCTGGACGCGCTGGCGGAGCTGCTGCCGGAAGAGGCGGAGAAAGTGGTGGACGGCGAGATCCGCACGGTTCCGATCGCCGAGTTGGCGCCGGGGGACGTCGTCCTGGTGCGGTCCGGCTCCCGCGTGCCCGCCGACGGCGTCATCGTCGAGGGCGAGGCGCTGTTCGACGAGTCGATGATCACCGGTGAGTCCCGCCCGGTGGAGCGCGCCGTGGACGGAGCGGTCGTCGCGGGCACCGTCGCCACCGACAGCTCGGTGCGTGTGCGCGTGGAGAAGACGGGAGAGGACACGGCGCTCGCGGGCATCCACAAGATGGTCGCCGAGGCGCAGTCCTCCTCCTCCCGGGCGCAGGCGCTGGCCGACCGCGCCGCTGGCTGGCTGTTCTGGTTCGCGCTCGCCGTCGCCGTGCTCACCGCCGTCGTCTGGCTCAGCGTCGGCTCGCCCGACGACGCGATCACCCGCACCGTCACCGTCCTGATCATCGCCTGCCCCCACGCACTGGGCCTGGCGATTCCCCTGGTCATCTCCAACTCCACGGAGCTGGCCGCCGCGAACGGCCTGCTCATCCGCAACCGGTTGGCCCTGGAGAAGATGCGCGAGGTTGACGTCGTCCTCTTCGACAAGACCGGAACGCTGACCCAGGGCACCCACGCGGTCACCGACGCGGCGGCCGCCGCGGGCGTCGACAAGCAGGAGATGCTCCGCCTGGCGGCCGCCGCCGAGATGGACAGCGAGCACCCGGTCGCCCGCGCCATCGTCGCCGCGGCCGGACCCGGCGTCCCGCACGCCGACAACTTCCGGGCCGCCGCCGGCAGGGGGGTGCGCGCCACGGTCGACGGCGCCGAGGTCACCGTGGGCGGGCCGACCATGCTCGCGGAGCTGGGCCCCACCCTTGAGCCCGGGCTTGACGACGCCACGCGGGCCTGGATTGAGCGCGGCGCCGGCGTCATCTACGTCGTCCGGGACGGGCGGGTGATCGGAGCTGTCGCCGTCGAGGACGAGATTCGTTCGGAGTCGCGTGACGCGGTGACGGCGCTGCACGAGCGCGGCGTCCGGGTCGCCATGATCACCGGCGACGCCCGGCAGGTGGCCGACGCGGTCGCGGCGCAGCTCGGCATCGACGAGGTATTCGCCGAGGTGCTGCCGGAGGACAAGGATAAGGCGGTCATCGAACTGCAGGGGCGTGGCCTGACGGTGGCGATGGTCGGTGACGGAGTCAACGACGCCCCGGCGCTGGCGCGCGCCGACGTGGGCATCGCCATCGGGGCCGGCACGGACGTGGCGATGGAGTCCGCCGACGTCATCCTGGCCGGCAACGATCCGCGCGGGGTGGTCTCGATGATCCTGCTCTCGGAGCGCAGCTACCGCAAGATGGTCCAGAACCTGGTGTGGGCGGCCGGCTACAACATCGTGGCCGTCCCGCTGGCTGCCGGTGTGCTCGCACCGATCGGGTTCGTGCTGCCGCCGGCGGTGGGCGCCATCCTCATGTCCCTGTCGACGATCATCGTCGCCGTCAACGCCATGACCCTGCGCTCGCTCAACCTCGACCCGGCGGAGGTTGCCCCCGAGACCGGGGAGGTGCCGGAGTCTGATCATGCCCGTATTTCCTTGAGATGA
- a CDS encoding YggT family protein, with amino-acid sequence MSLIGIILYIIVRVYTLLLIARLIIEMIHSFSRQFQPPRWFAMVAEPVFQVTDPPVKALRRVIPPLRAGGVGIDMSVLVLFFILFILGQVVLLVFV; translated from the coding sequence GTGAGTCTCATTGGCATCATCCTCTACATCATTGTGCGTGTTTACACGCTGCTGCTGATCGCGCGTCTGATCATTGAAATGATCCATTCGTTCTCGCGTCAGTTCCAGCCGCCGCGGTGGTTCGCCATGGTTGCGGAGCCCGTCTTCCAGGTCACGGACCCGCCGGTCAAGGCGCTGCGTCGAGTCATTCCGCCGCTGCGTGCCGGCGGTGTGGGCATCGACATGAGCGTGCTCGTTCTCTTCTTCATCCTCTTCATCCTCGGACAGGTCGTTCTGCTGGTCTTCGTCTGA
- a CDS encoding cell division protein SepF, whose translation MSFFKGAQEFFGLTPADETTDEAYYDDRRYSDDGAAAYKPRYPDEDRYAAAPPAPVTREPARPRSYSPAVVTAAPQSYEDAREIGEPFRDGDAVIFELTHVSKGDAKRFIDFSAGLCFAAHGQMFNLSKGIDGDRLVFAVVPQGADITLSELQVAAHLR comes from the coding sequence ATGTCCTTTTTTAAGGGAGCCCAGGAATTCTTCGGTCTGACTCCGGCTGACGAGACCACCGACGAGGCCTATTACGACGACCGTCGCTACTCCGACGACGGGGCGGCGGCCTACAAGCCGCGGTACCCGGACGAGGACCGCTACGCGGCCGCCCCGCCCGCCCCGGTGACTCGCGAGCCGGCCCGTCCGCGTTCCTACAGCCCGGCCGTGGTCACCGCCGCCCCGCAGTCCTACGAGGACGCCCGTGAGATCGGTGAGCCCTTCCGTGACGGTGACGCCGTGATCTTCGAGCTGACGCACGTGTCCAAGGGCGACGCGAAGCGCTTCATCGACTTCTCCGCCGGCCTGTGCTTCGCGGCCCACGGCCAGATGTTCAACCTGTCCAAGGGTATCGACGGCGACCGTCTGGTCTTCGCCGTCGTCCCGCAGGGCGCCGACATCACCCTCTCCGAACTCCAGGTCGCCGCGCACCTGCGCTAG
- a CDS encoding YggS family pyridoxal phosphate-dependent enzyme, which yields MERIDQLRENLAKVQERIHAAERAAGRRQGSVQLMPVTKFHPVEDLRLLAELGYGEVGENREQEARGKQAEFPAATIHMIGQVQTKKANSVARWAGAVQSLDSIRLADALERGVALALERGDRPAEKTPLPVYLQVSADGDTARGGVTEADLDALAEHVMGLEHLELAGLMVVPPLGADAGEVFSRVRSRADRLGERVGRPMRLSAGMSGDLEEAIAAGSDLVRVGTAILGARPVG from the coding sequence GTGGAGCGTATCGACCAGCTCCGCGAGAACCTGGCGAAGGTTCAGGAGCGGATCCATGCAGCCGAGCGCGCCGCGGGACGCCGGCAGGGCAGCGTCCAGCTGATGCCGGTGACCAAGTTCCACCCCGTCGAGGACCTGCGCCTGCTGGCCGAGCTCGGCTACGGCGAGGTCGGGGAGAACCGCGAGCAGGAGGCGCGCGGCAAGCAGGCCGAGTTCCCCGCCGCCACCATCCACATGATCGGCCAGGTCCAGACGAAGAAGGCGAATTCCGTCGCCCGCTGGGCCGGCGCGGTGCAGTCGCTGGACTCGATCAGGCTCGCCGACGCCCTCGAACGCGGCGTCGCCCTCGCCCTCGAGCGGGGGGACCGTCCGGCGGAGAAGACCCCCCTGCCCGTCTATCTCCAGGTTTCCGCCGACGGCGACACCGCCCGCGGGGGCGTCACGGAGGCGGACCTCGACGCCCTGGCGGAGCACGTCATGGGGCTGGAGCACCTGGAGCTGGCCGGCCTCATGGTCGTGCCGCCGCTGGGCGCCGACGCCGGCGAGGTGTTCTCCCGGGTCCGATCCCGGGCGGACCGGCTGGGGGAGCGCGTCGGCCGCCCCATGCGGCTGTCCGCCGGCATGTCCGGCGATCTGGAGGAGGCAATTGCCGCAGGCTCCGATTTGGTGCGTGTCGGAACGGCAATCCTCGGTGCTCGGCCAGTAGGTTGA
- the pgeF gene encoding peptidoglycan editing factor PgeF, with protein MSTTAQPDSRPVRMVFTTRAGGVSSSPYDSFNLGDHVGDDPEAVAANRRRLAESIGLDPADVVWMEQLHTNTVTVVDGPSPDPVEATDALVTTTPGLALAVLTADCVPLLLADYAAGVVAAIHAGRMGARNGIARHAVEKMVELGATPSNIQAVMGAAAAGRDYEVPDEMAADVEKHLPGSRTTTTKGTSGVDVRAGLVRQLMELGVTAIESDPRSTVTDEDFFSYRRDGVTGRQASLIWLNPKVVK; from the coding sequence ATGTCCACGACTGCGCAACCAGACAGCCGCCCCGTCCGCATGGTGTTCACCACCCGTGCCGGCGGGGTGTCGTCGTCTCCCTACGACTCCTTCAATCTCGGCGACCACGTCGGCGACGACCCCGAGGCGGTGGCCGCTAACCGTCGTCGGCTCGCGGAATCGATCGGCCTCGACCCGGCGGACGTGGTGTGGATGGAGCAGCTGCACACCAACACCGTCACCGTCGTCGACGGCCCCAGCCCGGATCCCGTCGAGGCGACCGACGCACTGGTCACGACCACGCCCGGACTCGCGTTGGCGGTACTCACCGCGGACTGCGTGCCGTTGCTGCTGGCCGACTACGCTGCCGGGGTGGTCGCGGCCATCCACGCCGGCCGCATGGGCGCCCGCAACGGCATCGCGCGTCACGCGGTGGAAAAGATGGTCGAGCTGGGCGCCACCCCGTCGAATATCCAGGCGGTGATGGGCGCGGCGGCCGCCGGCCGGGACTACGAGGTCCCGGACGAGATGGCCGCGGACGTCGAGAAGCATCTCCCGGGCTCGCGCACCACGACGACGAAGGGCACCTCCGGCGTCGACGTGCGCGCCGGCCTCGTCCGTCAGCTCATGGAACTGGGCGTCACCGCCATCGAGTCCGACCCGCGCTCGACGGTCACCGACGAGGACTTCTTCTCGTATCGCCGGGACGGCGTGACCGGCCGGCAGGCAAGTCTCATCTGGCTCAACCCGAAAGTAGTGAAGTGA
- the ftsZ gene encoding cell division protein FtsZ has product MTSPNNYLAVIKVVGVGGGGVNAVNRMIEEGLKGVEFVAINTDSQALMFSDADVKLDIGREATRGLGAGANPEVGRTSADDHKQEIEEILQGSDMVFVTAGEGGGTGTGAAPVVAGIAKKMGALTIGVVTRPFSFEGKRRTRQAMEGIERLKEVCDTVIVIPNDRLLQLGDQDLSMMEAFRAADEVLHNGVQGITNIITIPGIINTDFADVRAVMTDAGSALMGVGSARGDNRVMDATVQAINSPLLESTMEGAKGVVLSIAGGSDLGLHEVNAANLMVEEKADDDANIIWGAIIDDNLGDEVRVTIIATGFDAEANKVDGSSDVPGNQADHAAERASAAGSPTPAPETNATSRGTLFDNAREEERAPRRRYEGERPAARPVERERPARDSRGGLFTNGDSGYNDAPRRDRRNDDFGGDDDLDVPSFMR; this is encoded by the coding sequence ATGACCTCCCCGAACAACTACCTCGCCGTCATCAAGGTTGTCGGAGTCGGTGGCGGCGGCGTTAACGCCGTCAACCGCATGATCGAGGAGGGACTCAAGGGCGTCGAGTTCGTTGCGATCAACACCGACTCCCAGGCCCTGATGTTCTCCGACGCCGACGTCAAGCTCGACATCGGCCGTGAGGCCACCCGTGGCCTCGGCGCCGGCGCCAACCCGGAGGTCGGCCGCACCTCCGCCGACGACCACAAGCAGGAGATCGAGGAGATCCTGCAGGGTTCCGACATGGTGTTCGTCACGGCAGGTGAGGGCGGCGGCACCGGCACGGGCGCCGCGCCGGTGGTCGCCGGGATCGCCAAGAAGATGGGTGCGCTGACCATCGGCGTGGTCACCCGTCCCTTCTCCTTCGAGGGCAAGCGCCGCACCCGGCAGGCCATGGAGGGCATCGAGCGCCTCAAGGAGGTCTGCGACACGGTCATCGTCATCCCGAACGACCGTCTGCTGCAGCTCGGGGACCAGGACCTGTCCATGATGGAGGCTTTCCGTGCCGCCGATGAGGTCCTGCACAACGGCGTCCAGGGCATCACCAACATCATCACCATCCCCGGCATCATCAACACTGACTTCGCGGACGTCCGCGCGGTCATGACCGACGCCGGTTCCGCGCTCATGGGCGTCGGCTCGGCACGGGGCGACAACCGCGTCATGGACGCCACCGTCCAGGCCATCAACTCTCCGCTGCTGGAGTCGACCATGGAGGGCGCCAAGGGCGTCGTCCTGTCCATCGCCGGCGGATCCGACCTGGGCCTGCACGAGGTCAACGCCGCCAACCTCATGGTCGAGGAGAAGGCCGACGACGACGCCAACATCATCTGGGGTGCGATCATCGACGACAACCTGGGTGACGAGGTCCGCGTGACCATCATCGCCACCGGCTTCGACGCCGAGGCTAACAAGGTGGACGGCTCCAGCGACGTGCCGGGCAACCAGGCCGACCACGCCGCCGAGCGGGCGAGCGCCGCGGGTTCCCCGACCCCGGCGCCGGAGACCAACGCCACCAGCCGCGGCACGCTGTTCGACAACGCCCGCGAGGAGGAGCGCGCCCCGCGCCGCCGCTACGAGGGGGAGCGCCCCGCCGCCCGTCCGGTCGAGCGCGAGCGTCCGGCCCGCGACTCGCGCGGCGGACTGTTCACCAACGGCGACTCGGGCTACAACGACGCTCCGCGCCGTGACCGCCGCAACGATGATTTCGGCGGCGACGACGACCTCGATGTCCCGTCCTTCATGCGTTAA